Part of the Rhizobiales bacterium NRL2 genome is shown below.
ATCTTCCCGCCGCCACGACGGCATGGGGAGATGCGATGAAACCGAAATATCCGAAGCTGGCGACGCTGGGCCTGCACGCGGGCCAGCACCCGGACCCGGCCACCGGCGCCCGCGCCGTGCCGATCTACCAGACCACCTCCTACGTCTTCGACGACACCGACCACGCGGCGGCGCTCTTCAATATGGAGACGCCGGGCCATCTCTATTCCCGGATATCCAACCCCACCGTCGCGGTCCTCGAGGAGCGTCTGGCGGCGCTGGAAGGCGGCGTCGGCGCGGTCTGCACGGCGTCGGGACAGGCGGCGCTGTTCCTGGCGGTCTCGACGCTGATGGGCCAGGGCGGGCACATCGTCAGTTCCGCCTCGATCTATGGCGGCAGCCACAACATCTTCCATCACACCCTGCCGCGCTTCGGCATCACCGCCACCTTCGTGGACCCCCGCGACACCGAGGGCTTCGCGAAGGCCATCCGGCCGGAGACGCGTCTGGTGTTCGGCGAGACGCTGGGCAATCTGGGCCTCGAGATCATGGACATTCCGGCGGTGGCGTGCATCGCGCACGACCACGGCCTGCCGCTGATGATCGACAACACATTCGCCACGCCGCATCTCTTCCGGCCTGTCGAGCACGGCGCCGACATCGTCATGCACTCGGTGACGAAGTTCCTGGGCGGACATGGCATCGCCATCGGCGGGGCCATGGTCGACGGCGGAACCTTCGACTGGGCGGCGTCGGGCAAGTTTCCAACGCTCACCGAACCTTATGAGGGCTATCAGGGCCTG
Proteins encoded:
- a CDS encoding O-acetylhomoserine aminocarboxypropyltransferase (catalyzes the formation of L-methionine and acetate from O-acetyl-L-homoserine and methanethiol), whose amino-acid sequence is MKPKYPKLATLGLHAGQHPDPATGARAVPIYQTTSYVFDDTDHAAALFNMETPGHLYSRISNPTVAVLEERLAALEGGVGAVCTASGQAALFLAVSTLMGQGGHIVSSASIYGGSHNIFHHTLPRFGITATFVDPRDTEGFAKAIRPETRLVFGETLGNLGLEIMDIPAVACIAHDHGLPLMIDNTFATPHLFRPVEHGADIVMHSVTKFLGGHGIAIGGAMVDGGTFDWAASGKFPTLTEPYEGYQGLNFWEEYGPAALCMRARAEGLRDFGACMSPQNAFYLLQGVETLHVRMPRHVENARRLAAFLEDHEAVGWVAYPDLESHPDHERAKALLPEGSGAIFSFGVNGGREAGRAFIENLKVFSHLANVGDAKSLVIHPASTTHQQMDAEALKAAGVGEDLVRLSVGLEDADDLIDDLKSALRASQRVLKAAAE